In Labeo rohita strain BAU-BD-2019 chromosome 16, IGBB_LRoh.1.0, whole genome shotgun sequence, one DNA window encodes the following:
- the LOC127178178 gene encoding tripartite motif-containing protein 16-like: MAGARVFQEEFKCVVCLDLLKDPVTIQCGHSYCKICITACWDQMRVYSCPQCRQTFSPRPALARNTMLAEVVEKLKKTKLPADCYAGAGDVQCNICTGTKYKAVKSCLVCLNSYCQNHLEQHESLFKGKRHKVIDATGRLQEMICQKHEKILEVFCRTDQERICVLCMDEHKNHDTVSAAAQRTEKQKQLKKTQKTFQQRIQQREKDLQKLREAVESHKRSAQTAVEDSERIFAEIIYSIKRSRSELIQMIRDQEKRAVSRAKGRLERLEQEINDLRRRDAELEQLSHTQDHIQFLQSFQSLSAPPESTNRNDDPFISFVYFDGLRESVRQLREKLEDFCKKELKKISDRVTFTNVVFWTRNDFLRYSHQLTLDLNTVNRRLRLSERNRVITETGTVQPYPDHPDRFDVFAQVLCRESVCGRCYWELQWSGDYGVRISVSYKSIRRKGSGNECGFGCNNQSWSLLCSPSSYSFMHNNIVTDLPLKPISSRIGVFVDHSAGTLSFYSVSDTMSLIHTVQTTFTQPLYPGFDIYRASVKLC, from the exons ATGGCAGGAGCCAGAGTTTTTCAGGAAGAGTTCAAGTGTGTAGTGTGTCTGGATCTCCTGAAGGATCCAGTGACCATCCagtgtggacacagttactgtaagaTCTGTATTACGGCCTGCTGGGATCAGATgagagtctacagctgccctcagtgcagacagaccttcagtCCAAGACCTGCTCTAGCTAGAAACACCATGCTGGCTGAAGtggtggagaaactgaagaagaccaaacttcctgctgactGTTACGCTGGAGCTGGAGATGTGCAGTGTAACATCTGTACTGGAACAAAATACAAAGCCGTCAAGTCCTGTCTGGTGTGTCTGAACTCTTACTGTCAGAATCAccttgaacaacatgagagtttgTTTAAAGGAAAGAGACACAAAGTGATTGATGCCACTGGACGACTGCAGGAGATGATCTGCCAGAAACATGAGAAGATCCTTGAGGTTTTCTGTCGCACTGATCAGGAACGtatatgtgtgctgtgtatGGATGAACATAAAAACCATGACACTGTATCAGCTGCAGCACAGAGGACAGAGAAACag AAGCAGCTGAAGAAGACGCAGAAGACGTTCCAGCAGAGAatccagcagagagagaaagatcttcagaagctgagagaggctgtggagtctcataag cgctctgcacagacagcagtggaggacagtgagaggatctttGCTGAGATCATCTACTCCATTAAGAGAAGCCGCTCTGAACTGATACAGAtgatcagagatcaggaaaaGCGAGCGGTGAGTCGAGCTAAAGGACGACTGGAgcgactggagcaggagatcaatgatctgaggaggagagacgctgagctggagcagctttcacacacacaggatcacaTCCAGTTCCTGCAG agtttccagtctctctcagcACCTCCTGAATCTACAAACAGAAATGATGATCCCTTCAtttcttttgtatattttgatgGCCTGAGAGAATCTGTCCGTCAGCTGAGAGAAAAACTGGAGGATTTCTGCAAAAAGGAGCTCAAGAAGATCTCAGACAGAG TCACATTCACCAACGTTGTTTTCTGGACCAGGAACGACTTCCTACGAT ATTCCCATCAGCTCACTCTGGATCTGAACACAGTGAATAGACGCCTCCGTCTGTCTGAGAGGAACAGAGTGATTACTGAGACTGGCACAGTCCagccgtatcctgatcatccagacagatttgatgtgtttgctcaggtgttgtgtagagagagtgtgtgtggacgctgttactgggagctgCAGTGGAGTGGAGATTATGGTGTGCgaatatcagtgtcatataagagcatcagaaGGAAGGGATCGGGTAATGAGTGTGGGTTTGGATGTAAtaatcagtcctggagtttgttgTGTTCTCCCTCCAGTTACTCATTCATGCACAATAACATAGTGACTGATCTCCCTCTGAAGCCCATCagcagtagaataggagtgtttgtggatcacagtgcaggaactctgtccttctacagcgtctctgacacaatgagcctcatccacacagtccagaccacattcactcagccgctctatcctgggtttgaTATTTATAGAgcatcagtgaaactgtgttga